The window CTCTGTTATGTGATTTTTGTTAATTTCCTTTTATAAAAGATTATAACTTAAGAAGCTGAAGATATTCTGAATGCCCCTTTAATGAATCCTGAAAAGTTCTCTTATATTTATCCCCATTGATTAACTACTCGTCAAATACCAACTCTTTTCCTTAAAAACTTTAGCATAATAAGCTTTAATATAAGGAATATTTATAATTGCTGCAGATAGAAAAATCAAGCGGGAGTAAATTATATGAAGATAGCGATCATCGGAGCAGGGCTGAGCGGGTTGGCCTGCGCCCTGGAGTGCGAAAGATTGGGAGTCATTCCGGACGTATTTGAGCGGGATGAATCCGTTGGCTGGCCCTGGTATTGTATCGTTCATTGGCTGAATGTCCTACATAAAGATAAAGGCGATATCCGCAACTTTTTGAGGGAAAAATATAACATTGATATCAAACCCATTAACAGATGCGATGAGTTAATCATGAAGGCTCCTGAAACAGAAACAACCATCACCGGTAAATTAGGCTATATTATCCGACGCGGTAAGCACACGGATTCCATAGAAAATCAGTTATTTCGCTCCTTAAGACGAACCCCTGTGCATTTTAACCGGCCTGCCGATTATAAAGAACTCTCTAAAAAATATGATTATGTGGTCATCGCCAACGGAAAAGACACAGTGCCGAAGGAACTAGGTGTATGGACGGATTATGGAATGGTCCATCTCAGGGGGGGCCTAGCCTACGGAGCCTTTAAGCCCAGCGGCACCACCATTTATTTTAATAAAAAATATGCCGGAAGAGGGTTTGCGCGTCTGGGACCGATCAACACAACCCAAGCCATTGTGGGTATGTGCCAAATCGGAGATAGCGAGTATGAAATCGATACTTTGTATAAGGACTTTTTAGAATTTGAAGGACTGGAAGATCTTGAGTTCGGTTACAAATTCTCTATCCCCATGTGGTCCACAGGCAAGGCCAGTCAATTCAAAATTGATAACATCCTGCTGGCGGGGCGTTCAGCCGGATTAACGGAAAGATTATTAGGGACAGGCGCGGTGGAGGCCTTGATCAGCGGTGTTTTGGCAGCCCGTTCAATGATCAAGGGTAAAGATTATAACGCTCTGATCAAGCCCCTACAGGATCACGTGGAAAACATATCGGCTTTCCGCAAACCCTTCGAGACTTTAAGCAATGACGGCCTAAACCGGTTGGTGGCAGCCATCGATACCCCGGGCATAAAACAATTAATCTATAATACCAATATAAACTTCTCAGATCTTGCAGGTCCTATCCAACAACAAGTCAATAAGATTACCTCCCTGCTGAAAGAACAATAACAAACCCCACTGCCTAAGGTAATGGGGTTAATGACTTGTCTATAGAAAGTATATCAACTCTCCCCGGATGTTTTCTCCAACCGCAAGTAAGCCGTAAGAGTACATGGCCTGTCTTCTTTTATCAGTAGGAGAGCCAGGGTTAAACATTAATACATCCTGACGTCTTTGACAGTACGGTATATGGCTATGTCCAAACACAATGCAATCTACATCAGAAAACGCATTGAAGGCTCTTTCTACCGTTTTCCCTGTTTTCCCATGACCATGAAATACTCCAATTTTACGCCCCCCAACCTCCAAAACTTTTTTATAGCCTAATGCTTCTACTACAGCAGGCGGGTCGATATTTCCTGCAATTGCGCTAACTGTGGCTATTTCAGATAATTGATCCAATACCCATAGTTCCGTCAAATCCCCCGCATGAATGATCATGTCCACCTTTTCAAGGCCCTGCAGCAGCATTTTAGGAAGTTCTTTGCCCTTTCGCGGCATATGTGTATCCGCTACCACTCCAATAAGCATTTGCTCACTCCATACTTTAACTTATTTCGTAATATAAATTATGGTTATGTTTTTATTGAAGTTTGTCCAATGCCAATGGCGCCACTACTTCCTTTGGCTTTAGCTATAATGCGCTGCGCAGGAGATCTCTAATCAGATTAAAGTATATCCGCCCTTAAATTGTAATATCTACTACTCTACATAAGCTA is drawn from Desulforamulus ruminis DSM 2154 and contains these coding sequences:
- a CDS encoding NAD(P)-binding protein; the protein is MKIAIIGAGLSGLACALECERLGVIPDVFERDESVGWPWYCIVHWLNVLHKDKGDIRNFLREKYNIDIKPINRCDELIMKAPETETTITGKLGYIIRRGKHTDSIENQLFRSLRRTPVHFNRPADYKELSKKYDYVVIANGKDTVPKELGVWTDYGMVHLRGGLAYGAFKPSGTTIYFNKKYAGRGFARLGPINTTQAIVGMCQIGDSEYEIDTLYKDFLEFEGLEDLEFGYKFSIPMWSTGKASQFKIDNILLAGRSAGLTERLLGTGAVEALISGVLAARSMIKGKDYNALIKPLQDHVENISAFRKPFETLSNDGLNRLVAAIDTPGIKQLIYNTNINFSDLAGPIQQQVNKITSLLKEQ
- a CDS encoding metallophosphoesterase family protein, producing MLIGVVADTHMPRKGKELPKMLLQGLEKVDMIIHAGDLTELWVLDQLSEIATVSAIAGNIDPPAVVEALGYKKVLEVGGRKIGVFHGHGKTGKTVERAFNAFSDVDCIVFGHSHIPYCQRRQDVLMFNPGSPTDKRRQAMYSYGLLAVGENIRGELIYFL